The following coding sequences lie in one Pseudomonas svalbardensis genomic window:
- a CDS encoding organic hydroperoxide resistance protein: protein MQTLYTAIATSTGGRDGRAVSSDNILDVKLATPKELGGAGGAATNPEQLFAAGYSACFIGALKFVASQTKRKIPDDASITAHVGIGQIPGGFGLDIDLHISLPGLEQADAQSLVDAAHQVCPYSNATRGNVDVRLHVTV, encoded by the coding sequence ATGCAAACTCTCTACACCGCTATCGCAACTTCCACTGGCGGCCGTGACGGTCGTGCGGTTTCCAGCGACAACATCCTCGACGTCAAACTCGCCACCCCAAAAGAACTTGGCGGCGCTGGCGGCGCAGCGACCAACCCTGAGCAACTGTTCGCAGCCGGTTACTCCGCCTGCTTCATCGGAGCGCTGAAATTCGTGGCCAGCCAGACCAAACGCAAAATTCCGGACGACGCTTCGATCACCGCCCATGTCGGCATCGGCCAGATCCCTGGTGGTTTCGGCCTCGACATCGACCTGCACATAAGCTTGCCGGGGCTTGAACAGGCCGACGCACAAAGCCTGGTCGACGCCGCACATCAGGTCTGCCCGTACTCCAACGCCACCCGTGGCAACGTCGATGTGCGCCTGCACGTCACCGTCTAA
- a CDS encoding alpha/beta hydrolase produces the protein MITFSKALTGTLLTLSINSAFAGEGVEHNTQAFLDVLNAGTGTPMEQLSPADARAVLVGAQAGVKLTLPKADVSEKTIQVDGQPLSLTIVRPAGVKGPLPVFMFFHGGGWVLGDFPTHERLVRDLVTGSGAAAVFVNYTPSPEAHYPVAINQAYAATKWVAEHGKEINVDGKRLAVAGNSVGGNMAAVVALMAKDKGTPAIKFQVLLWPVTDASFETASYNQFAEGHFLTKNMMKWFWDNYTTDAKQRNEIYASPLRATTAQLKGLPPALVQTASADVLRDEGEAYARKLDEAGVPVTAVRYNGMIHDYGLLNVVSQVPAVRSAMLQASEELKQHLK, from the coding sequence ATGATCACTTTCAGTAAAGCCTTGACCGGCACCCTCCTCACCTTGTCCATTAACAGCGCGTTCGCTGGTGAGGGTGTTGAACACAACACCCAAGCGTTCCTCGACGTTCTGAACGCTGGCACCGGCACACCGATGGAACAACTCAGCCCTGCCGATGCCCGCGCCGTGCTGGTCGGCGCGCAGGCCGGGGTGAAACTGACGCTGCCCAAAGCGGACGTCAGTGAGAAGACCATTCAAGTCGACGGCCAACCGCTCAGCCTGACGATCGTCCGGCCGGCCGGGGTCAAAGGTCCGCTGCCAGTGTTCATGTTTTTCCACGGCGGTGGCTGGGTGCTGGGGGATTTCCCGACCCACGAACGTCTGGTTCGGGACTTGGTTACCGGTTCGGGGGCGGCGGCGGTGTTCGTCAATTACACCCCGTCACCGGAAGCGCATTACCCGGTGGCGATCAACCAGGCTTACGCCGCAACCAAATGGGTGGCCGAGCACGGTAAAGAGATCAACGTCGACGGCAAACGTCTGGCCGTGGCCGGCAACAGCGTCGGCGGCAACATGGCGGCAGTGGTTGCGCTGATGGCCAAAGACAAGGGCACGCCGGCGATCAAATTCCAAGTTCTGCTGTGGCCGGTGACTGACGCCAGCTTCGAGACGGCGTCCTACAACCAGTTTGCCGAGGGGCACTTCCTCACCAAAAACATGATGAAGTGGTTCTGGGACAACTACACCACCGACGCCAAACAGCGTAACGAAATCTACGCGTCGCCGCTGCGGGCGACCACTGCGCAACTCAAGGGCCTGCCACCTGCCCTGGTGCAGACCGCCAGCGCCGACGTGTTGCGCGATGAAGGTGAAGCCTACGCCCGCAAACTCGACGAGGCTGGGGTGCCGGTCACCGCCGTGCGCTACAACGGCATGATCCACGACTATGGTTTGCTTAACGTGGTGAGCCAGGTGCCGGCGGTGCGCTCGGCGATGTTGCAGGCGTCCGAAGAACTCAAGCAACACCTCAAATAA
- a CDS encoding elongation factor P, whose amino-acid sequence MKTGKELKPGTVIRLENDPWLVQKAEFTKSGRNSAIMKTKLKNLLTGYKTEIVYSADDKLDDVILDRKEATLSFISGDTYTFMDTTDYTMYELNAEDIEAVLPFVEEGMTDVCEAIFFEERLVSVELPTTIVRVVDYTEGSARGDTSGKVMKPAKLSNGTELQVADFIEIGDKIEIDTREGGSYKGRAK is encoded by the coding sequence ATGAAAACTGGTAAAGAACTGAAACCCGGTACCGTGATCCGTCTCGAAAACGATCCTTGGCTGGTTCAGAAAGCTGAATTCACCAAGTCTGGTCGTAACAGCGCGATCATGAAGACCAAGCTGAAAAACCTGCTGACCGGTTACAAGACCGAGATCGTTTACAGCGCCGACGACAAGCTGGACGACGTAATCCTCGACCGCAAAGAAGCGACCCTGTCCTTCATCAGCGGCGACACCTACACGTTCATGGACACCACCGACTACACCATGTACGAGCTGAACGCTGAAGACATCGAAGCTGTTCTGCCTTTCGTTGAAGAAGGCATGACCGATGTTTGCGAAGCGATCTTCTTCGAAGAGCGTCTGGTTTCCGTAGAACTGCCGACCACCATCGTGCGCGTAGTTGACTACACCGAAGGTTCGGCTCGCGGCGACACTTCCGGCAAGGTGATGAAGCCTGCCAAGCTGAGCAACGGAACTGAGCTGCAAGTTGCTGACTTCATCGAAATCGGTGACAAGATCGAGATCGATACCCGCGAAGGCGGTTCCTACAAAGGCCGTGCTAAATAA
- the earP gene encoding elongation factor P maturation arginine rhamnosyltransferase EarP, with product MPEMKARWDIFCAVVDNFGDIGVTWRLARQLVAEHSVAVRLWVDDLRAFERLCPEVDINASQQWQQGVEVRQWTADWQPTEAADVVIAAFACQLPSAYMEAMAEREKPPLWMNLDYLSAEDWIVGCHGLPSVKYKSVQKFFFFPGFQKGTGGLLRESGLLERRQQFQQNPEAQREFLQGLGIDRAQGAQLISLFAYENNGLASWLEAMAADSTPTHLLVPEGRILGDVERWLGVEGLVAGAVHVRGELTVQVLPFVRQDQYDHLLWCCDFNAVRGEDSFVRAQWAGRPLLWHIYQQDEDIHLEKLDAFLALYTKGLSEPAREAISGLWRVWNAGDNMTGHWQSTRKHWPELQKHAEAWCLEQALQADLAAALVQFYVNWI from the coding sequence ATGCCTGAAATGAAAGCCCGCTGGGATATTTTCTGCGCGGTGGTCGACAACTTTGGCGACATCGGCGTGACCTGGCGTCTGGCCCGACAACTGGTGGCCGAACATTCGGTGGCGGTGCGTCTGTGGGTCGATGATCTGCGGGCCTTCGAGCGCTTGTGCCCGGAAGTTGACATCAACGCCTCACAGCAATGGCAGCAGGGCGTCGAAGTGCGTCAGTGGACGGCCGACTGGCAGCCCACTGAAGCCGCTGATGTGGTGATCGCCGCGTTCGCCTGCCAATTGCCGAGTGCTTACATGGAGGCCATGGCCGAGCGGGAAAAACCGCCGCTGTGGATGAATCTCGACTATCTGAGTGCCGAGGACTGGATCGTCGGCTGCCACGGCTTGCCGTCGGTGAAGTACAAGAGCGTACAGAAATTCTTTTTCTTTCCGGGGTTTCAGAAGGGCACCGGTGGCTTGCTGCGTGAAAGCGGATTGCTTGAGCGTCGTCAGCAGTTTCAGCAAAACCCCGAGGCGCAGCGAGAATTCCTGCAAGGTTTGGGGATTGATCGCGCGCAAGGTGCGCAGTTGATCTCGCTGTTTGCCTACGAAAATAACGGGCTGGCCAGTTGGCTCGAGGCAATGGCTGCCGACTCGACGCCCACTCATCTGCTAGTGCCCGAAGGCAGGATTCTTGGGGACGTCGAACGTTGGCTCGGTGTGGAGGGTCTGGTGGCCGGCGCGGTGCATGTGCGCGGTGAATTGACCGTGCAAGTGCTGCCGTTTGTCCGACAGGATCAATACGATCACCTGCTCTGGTGCTGCGATTTCAATGCCGTGCGCGGTGAAGATTCCTTTGTCCGCGCCCAATGGGCGGGGCGGCCGCTGCTCTGGCACATTTATCAGCAGGACGAAGACATCCACCTGGAAAAGCTCGACGCCTTCCTCGCTCTGTACACCAAAGGCCTGTCCGAGCCTGCCCGCGAGGCGATCAGTGGTCTTTGGCGCGTGTGGAATGCGGGTGACAATATGACCGGGCACTGGCAATCGACCCGAAAACACTGGCCAGAACTGCAAAAACACGCCGAAGCGTGGTGTCTGGAACAGGCTTTGCAGGCAGATCTTGCCGCGGCGCTGGTACAGTTTTATGTAAATTGGATATGA
- a CDS encoding GreA/GreB family elongation factor, producing MHKPTVHQLILDKLRIDLDIAERAAQTAYETATHEENIAENKYDTLGLEASYLAAGQARRVEEIRHSLTLCQNLTLRPYDDQRGIEVGALLGLEDEKGREQWLFLAPDAAGLKVDLVGQWITVITPRSPLGKSLLGKFEGDEVEILVAGARQQFSVTEVV from the coding sequence ATGCACAAGCCGACCGTCCACCAACTGATTCTCGACAAGCTGCGGATCGACCTCGACATCGCCGAGCGTGCCGCACAAACCGCTTACGAAACCGCGACCCACGAAGAAAACATCGCCGAGAACAAGTACGACACGCTAGGTCTGGAGGCGTCTTACCTGGCAGCAGGGCAGGCCAGACGGGTGGAAGAAATCAGGCATTCACTGACGCTTTGCCAGAACCTGACGCTGCGGCCTTACGACGATCAGCGCGGCATCGAAGTCGGCGCCTTGCTCGGCCTGGAAGACGAAAAGGGTCGTGAGCAATGGTTGTTTCTGGCCCCCGACGCGGCGGGTTTGAAGGTCGACCTGGTGGGGCAATGGATTACCGTCATCACCCCTCGCTCACCGCTGGGCAAAAGCCTGCTGGGCAAGTTCGAAGGGGATGAGGTGGAGATTCTAGTGGCGGGTGCTCGGCAACAGTTTTCTGTCACCGAGGTGGTATAG
- the cysB gene encoding HTH-type transcriptional regulator CysB: MKLQQLRYIWEVAHHDLNVSATAQSLYTSQPGISKQIRLLEDELGVEVFARSGKHLTRVTPAGERIITTAGEILRKVESIKQIAQEFSNEKKGTLSIATTHTQARYALPPVISNFIKQYPDVALHMHQGSPMQIAEMAADGTVDFAIATEALELFGDLVMMPCYRWNRCVVVPQGHPLTKLSKLSLEALAEYPIVTYVFGFTGRSKLDEAFSHRGLTPKVVFTAADADVIKTYVRLGLGVGIVAKMAVDAKLDSDLVMLDASDLFESSITKIGFRRGTFLRGFMCDFIEKFAPHLTREVMAKAIQCHNKQELEELFDGVELPVH; the protein is encoded by the coding sequence ATGAAGCTTCAACAATTGCGCTACATCTGGGAAGTGGCGCACCACGACCTCAACGTTTCCGCTACAGCCCAAAGCCTTTACACGTCGCAACCGGGCATCAGTAAGCAGATCCGTTTGCTGGAAGACGAATTGGGGGTTGAGGTTTTCGCTCGCAGCGGCAAGCACCTGACCCGCGTCACCCCGGCCGGCGAGCGAATTATCACCACCGCCGGCGAGATCCTGCGCAAGGTTGAAAGCATCAAGCAGATCGCCCAGGAATTCTCCAACGAGAAAAAAGGTACCCTGTCGATCGCCACCACGCACACCCAGGCGCGTTATGCGTTGCCACCGGTGATCAGCAATTTTATCAAGCAATACCCGGACGTTGCCCTGCACATGCACCAGGGTTCGCCGATGCAGATCGCTGAAATGGCCGCTGACGGCACCGTGGATTTCGCCATCGCCACCGAAGCGCTGGAGCTGTTCGGTGATCTGGTGATGATGCCGTGCTATCGCTGGAACCGCTGCGTGGTCGTACCTCAGGGCCACCCGCTGACCAAGCTGTCGAAGCTGTCCCTGGAAGCGCTGGCTGAATACCCGATCGTGACGTACGTCTTTGGTTTCACCGGCCGTTCGAAACTCGACGAAGCGTTCAGCCATCGCGGCCTGACGCCGAAAGTGGTGTTCACCGCCGCCGACGCCGACGTGATCAAGACTTATGTTCGCCTGGGGCTGGGCGTGGGCATCGTGGCGAAAATGGCGGTCGATGCCAAACTCGACAGCGACCTGGTCATGCTTGATGCCAGCGACTTGTTCGAATCCAGCATTACTAAAATCGGTTTCCGTCGCGGCACGTTCCTGCGTGGCTTCATGTGCGACTTCATCGAGAAGTTCGCCCCGCACCTGACCCGCGAGGTCATGGCCAAGGCCATCCAGTGCCACAACAAGCAGGAACTGGAAGAGCTGTTCGACGGTGTCGAACTGCCGGTGCATTAA
- a CDS encoding universal stress protein: protein MIRSMLYATDLGLYAPLVMQHALALARTFNADLYVVHAVEPMGLFAESVLQSYLDEQALNEFHSQGLNTVIANIEQRVLDSFREELGDEGAQDLERIQAVRVLQGDPSQVILDQAQKLSVDLLIVGSHSHGAGAETPLGRTAARVLQLSRVPVYLVPLVERRRQGDR from the coding sequence ATGATTCGTTCTATGTTGTACGCCACTGACCTCGGCCTGTATGCACCTTTGGTAATGCAGCATGCCTTGGCGCTGGCGCGCACATTCAATGCCGATCTCTACGTGGTGCACGCCGTTGAGCCGATGGGGCTGTTCGCCGAATCGGTGCTTCAGAGTTACCTCGATGAGCAAGCGTTGAACGAGTTTCACAGTCAGGGCCTGAATACGGTGATTGCCAATATCGAGCAGCGGGTGCTCGACAGCTTTCGTGAAGAATTGGGGGATGAAGGGGCGCAGGATCTGGAGCGGATTCAAGCGGTGCGGGTGCTTCAAGGCGATCCGTCACAGGTGATTCTCGACCAGGCGCAGAAACTCTCCGTGGATTTGTTGATCGTAGGTAGTCATAGCCATGGTGCTGGCGCGGAAACACCTTTGGGCCGGACTGCAGCGCGGGTGCTGCAACTGTCTCGGGTGCCGGTCTATCTGGTGCCGCTGGTGGAACGTCGTCGCCAAGGGGATCGTTAG
- a CDS encoding 5'-nucleotidase — protein MAKTIDDKLVLAISSRALFDLSESHKVYLSSGVEAYRQYQIEHEDEILEPGDAFPLVQKLLNLNTNLGRARVEVILVSRNSADTGLRVFNSIHHYGLAISRAAFVGGRSPYPYLKAFGCDLFLSTHAEDVRSALDAGFAAATILSGGASRAASDELRIAFDGDAVLFSDESERVYQSGGLEAFQASEREAAREPLRGGPFKGFLAALNLLQREFPEDACPIRTALVTARSAPAHERVIRTLREWDIRLDESLFLGGLTKSAFLEAFAADVFFDDQAGHCELAREVVATGHVPHGISNEQKV, from the coding sequence ATGGCAAAAACTATCGACGACAAACTGGTGCTAGCGATTTCTTCGCGTGCGCTGTTCGACCTGAGCGAAAGCCACAAGGTCTATCTGTCGAGCGGCGTCGAAGCCTATCGGCAATATCAGATCGAACACGAAGACGAAATCCTCGAGCCCGGTGATGCATTTCCGTTGGTACAAAAACTCCTCAACTTGAACACCAACCTTGGCCGCGCCCGGGTCGAGGTGATCCTGGTGTCGCGCAACAGTGCCGACACCGGCCTGCGGGTTTTCAATTCGATCCACCACTATGGCCTGGCGATTTCCCGCGCGGCGTTTGTCGGCGGGCGCAGTCCTTATCCGTACCTCAAGGCGTTTGGCTGCGACCTGTTTCTCTCGACGCATGCCGAAGACGTGCGCAGTGCACTGGATGCCGGGTTCGCCGCGGCGACCATTCTGTCGGGCGGCGCCAGCCGTGCGGCCAGTGATGAATTGCGCATTGCCTTCGATGGTGACGCGGTGCTGTTTTCCGACGAATCGGAGCGGGTCTATCAATCCGGTGGTCTGGAAGCGTTTCAGGCCAGCGAGCGTGAAGCCGCCCGCGAGCCATTGCGCGGTGGGCCGTTCAAAGGCTTCCTCGCGGCCCTCAATCTGTTGCAACGCGAGTTCCCGGAAGACGCCTGTCCGATCCGCACCGCGCTGGTGACCGCGCGATCGGCGCCCGCCCATGAGCGAGTGATCCGTACCTTGCGCGAATGGGACATTCGTCTGGACGAGTCGCTGTTTCTCGGCGGCCTGACCAAGTCAGCGTTTCTTGAAGCCTTTGCCGCCGACGTGTTTTTCGACGATCAGGCCGGTCATTGCGAGTTGGCCCGCGAGGTGGTCGCCACCGGCCACGTGCCGCACGGCATAAGCAACGAGCAAAAGGTTTAA
- a CDS encoding putative 2-dehydropantoate 2-reductase has product MMGAVTKPTIGIIGTGAIGGFYGLMLARVGFDVHFLLRSEFSAVAERGLKLDSAVHGALTLNPVQVYSSAEDMPPCDWLLVGAKTTSNADLAPAIIQAAAPDAKVLLMQNGLDVEDSLRALLPDSLHVLGGLCYICVHREGPGVITHQALGAVNVGYHSGPAADEQARMAIVEEGAGLFRAAGIDSQAMANLHQARWQKLVWNIPYNGLSVLLGASTTPLMADADSRELIKALMAEVVQGAIACGHDVPAGYADHLFMVTEKMPDYWPSMYHDFLHKRPLELDAIYARPLAAAKAAGCELPRIEALYRSLSFIDRRNT; this is encoded by the coding sequence ATGATGGGGGCAGTGACCAAACCGACAATCGGTATTATCGGAACCGGCGCGATCGGCGGTTTCTACGGATTGATGCTGGCGCGTGTCGGTTTCGATGTGCATTTTCTGTTGCGCAGTGAGTTTTCGGCGGTGGCCGAGCGCGGGTTGAAGCTCGACAGTGCGGTGCACGGCGCGCTGACGTTGAATCCGGTTCAGGTCTATTCGAGTGCCGAAGACATGCCGCCTTGTGACTGGTTGCTCGTGGGCGCGAAAACCACCAGTAACGCGGATCTGGCGCCAGCGATCATTCAAGCCGCCGCCCCCGATGCGAAAGTACTGCTGATGCAAAATGGCCTGGACGTTGAAGACAGTCTGCGAGCGTTGCTCCCCGATTCGCTGCACGTGCTCGGTGGGCTCTGCTATATCTGCGTTCATCGTGAAGGACCAGGCGTCATCACCCATCAGGCGCTCGGCGCTGTGAATGTTGGCTATCACAGTGGCCCTGCAGCTGATGAGCAGGCGCGCATGGCGATTGTCGAGGAAGGCGCCGGGCTGTTCCGCGCCGCCGGCATCGATTCCCAGGCCATGGCGAACCTGCATCAGGCGCGCTGGCAAAAACTGGTCTGGAATATCCCCTACAACGGTCTGTCGGTTCTGCTCGGGGCAAGCACCACGCCGTTGATGGCCGATGCCGACAGTCGGGAACTGATCAAGGCTCTGATGGCTGAAGTGGTTCAGGGAGCAATCGCCTGCGGTCACGACGTACCGGCCGGTTATGCCGATCATCTGTTCATGGTGACCGAGAAAATGCCGGACTATTGGCCGAGCATGTACCACGATTTTCTGCACAAACGACCGCTTGAGCTGGATGCGATTTACGCCCGGCCACTGGCGGCAGCCAAGGCCGCAGGATGCGAGTTGCCGCGAATCGAAGCCTTGTATCGCAGTTTGAGTTTTATCGATCGACGTAACACTTGA
- a CDS encoding thioredoxin family protein, translated as MNTDSMCRPSDIVSPSIVVELELTDFDADQRLLAMSGVSLVIFTSVGCASCRFAREQLPRLDLDVDRLCWIDAGNNGGVVERYQVFYLPALFVVRDGEFFGALKSRLTGTELNAAVGQALSRIAEELP; from the coding sequence ATGAACACGGACTCCATGTGTCGGCCATCTGACATTGTTTCACCCAGTATAGTGGTCGAATTGGAACTGACTGATTTCGACGCCGACCAACGGCTGCTGGCGATGAGCGGTGTGTCGCTGGTTATTTTCACCAGCGTCGGCTGCGCCAGTTGCCGTTTTGCCCGTGAGCAATTGCCACGACTCGACCTGGACGTCGATCGGTTGTGCTGGATCGATGCCGGGAACAATGGCGGGGTGGTCGAGCGTTATCAGGTTTTTTATTTGCCGGCGCTGTTTGTGGTGCGCGACGGTGAATTCTTCGGGGCACTAAAATCGCGCCTGACCGGCACCGAGCTCAATGCTGCCGTGGGTCAGGCGTTGAGTCGAATTGCAGAGGAGTTGCCATGA